A portion of the Candidatus Dormiibacterota bacterium genome contains these proteins:
- a CDS encoding methyltransferase domain-containing protein, producing MHIETTDRWKDYPQQTEFAQGTLDPNSSLAILVGAVGERKRVLDVGCATGYLAKVLQSRQCDTVGIDINPKAAEEARKYCSRVVVTDLDNASIAEAVGDDTFDIIVFADVLEHLRNPLRVLDEARSLLREGGFALISLPNIAHGAVRLALLQGNFDYQELGLLDDSHLRFFTRRSAEELFLEAGYHLEEVGRTVLPLFSESDLVPDVRESDFSAEAVEAVRRDPDCDTLQFILRAYPLNNEARFRNLAKRFLATNTELANTRTRSERERELLAQASARLEQHEAELAQTRQFLASANAEMLRAQADYQALAADAREIEGLRLRVQDAEALQASAASATERAHGFEIDLVRAQERLAIQTARAAELEARVIDLTHSLGVFQQEQHRLEAESEAKDDRARDLLEAIARLEDAAQHPAENAVAQQRIPELLATVESLRVEIAESEKLFKLQDAEVAAARMQTKDAEQELATLQQKVAVLEQDLTRSGAMLSAAYAERGVLHAKLGEAERELFDRDARVQGLERDAESLRAAQAESRKTIEDLYAQWEGLEAAAAEYRAQIETLQRDVEHARGASSDRERRITSLDANIQRLELRATADKESIEQLHAAIGQFESVTRELEFTKSALTAERARLQSDVQAAESRCNILESRAIELESVLLENTESLASRLRAESAQLATLIDLIQSGSFWSLKRFFGRVGRIFGRRVS from the coding sequence GTGCACATCGAAACCACCGACCGATGGAAGGACTATCCCCAGCAAACCGAGTTTGCGCAGGGTACGCTCGATCCGAATTCGAGCCTAGCGATTCTGGTCGGTGCGGTGGGCGAGCGCAAGCGTGTTCTCGATGTAGGGTGCGCAACCGGTTACCTAGCCAAGGTTTTGCAGAGTCGTCAGTGCGATACGGTCGGCATCGATATTAATCCGAAAGCCGCGGAAGAAGCCCGTAAGTACTGCTCGAGGGTCGTGGTTACAGATCTCGATAATGCCTCGATCGCCGAAGCTGTCGGTGACGATACGTTTGACATTATCGTCTTTGCCGACGTACTCGAGCACCTGCGCAACCCCCTACGCGTGCTCGACGAAGCACGTTCCCTGTTACGCGAGGGCGGCTTCGCACTCATTTCGTTGCCGAACATAGCGCATGGCGCGGTCCGGCTCGCCCTGCTACAGGGGAACTTCGATTACCAGGAGTTGGGCCTGCTCGACGATTCGCACCTACGTTTCTTTACCCGCAGGTCCGCCGAGGAGCTCTTTCTCGAAGCCGGCTACCACCTTGAAGAAGTCGGGCGGACGGTGCTGCCGCTCTTTAGCGAGAGCGACTTGGTGCCCGACGTTCGCGAAAGCGATTTTTCGGCCGAGGCAGTCGAGGCCGTTCGGCGCGACCCCGATTGCGATACGTTGCAGTTCATCCTGCGCGCATATCCGCTCAACAACGAAGCGCGATTTCGCAACCTTGCAAAACGCTTCTTGGCGACAAATACCGAGCTAGCGAATACGCGCACGCGTTCCGAACGCGAACGGGAACTACTCGCGCAGGCCTCGGCCCGGCTCGAGCAACACGAAGCTGAACTTGCGCAAACCCGTCAGTTCCTGGCGTCCGCAAATGCCGAAATGTTACGGGCGCAAGCGGACTACCAAGCCCTCGCCGCAGACGCTCGCGAGATCGAAGGGCTGCGCCTGCGCGTTCAGGATGCCGAGGCGCTCCAGGCTTCCGCGGCAAGCGCTACGGAACGTGCCCATGGTTTCGAAATCGACCTCGTCCGCGCACAAGAGCGGTTGGCAATCCAAACCGCACGCGCGGCCGAACTTGAGGCGCGCGTCATCGATCTAACGCATTCCCTCGGCGTTTTCCAGCAAGAGCAGCACCGGCTCGAAGCCGAGAGCGAAGCGAAGGACGACCGCGCGCGCGATCTGCTGGAAGCCATCGCTAGACTCGAAGACGCGGCACAGCACCCGGCCGAAAACGCAGTAGCGCAGCAGCGCATTCCAGAGCTGCTGGCAACCGTTGAGAGCCTCCGGGTTGAGATCGCAGAGAGCGAGAAGCTCTTTAAGCTGCAAGATGCCGAAGTCGCGGCGGCCCGCATGCAAACGAAAGACGCGGAGCAAGAACTCGCAACGCTGCAGCAAAAGGTCGCTGTTCTGGAACAGGATCTCACGCGTTCGGGCGCGATGTTATCGGCTGCGTACGCCGAGCGGGGCGTCCTACACGCGAAGCTCGGCGAGGCCGAGCGCGAGCTCTTCGATCGCGATGCACGCGTACAAGGACTAGAACGCGATGCCGAATCGCTCCGCGCCGCCCAGGCCGAATCGCGCAAGACGATAGAAGATCTCTACGCGCAGTGGGAGGGCCTCGAGGCAGCCGCCGCCGAGTATCGAGCGCAAATCGAGACGCTGCAACGCGACGTCGAGCACGCTCGAGGCGCCTCGTCGGATCGCGAGCGCCGTATTACCTCGCTCGATGCGAACATCCAGCGGCTCGAACTGCGTGCAACGGCCGACAAGGAGTCTATCGAACAACTCCACGCTGCGATAGGCCAATTCGAATCCGTCACTCGCGAACTTGAGTTTACCAAATCCGCGTTAACGGCCGAGCGTGCGCGGTTGCAGTCCGACGTACAAGCGGCCGAATCCAGGTGCAATATCCTTGAGTCGCGCGCGATCGAGCTCGAATCCGTGCTGCTGGAAAACACCGAATCGCTGGCCTCGCGCCTGCGAGCCGAATCGGCCCAACTCGCGACCCTTATCGATTTGATTCAATCCGGATCGTTCTGGTCGCTCAAGCGCTTCTTCGGGAGAGTGGGCCGCATTTTCGGGCGACGCGTCTCCTAG